The stretch of DNA TGGCTCGGAAGCTATTGGCCGTTCTGGTGCTACAGACAAGCGCGCTCGTGAGGCCGGTATGATCAATCAGTCTCTCCTCACCCTCGGGAGAGTCATTTCGGCTCTTGTCGAGAAAGGCAGTCATATCCCTTATCGAGAATCAAAACTTACTCGACTATTGCAAGATTCCCTGGGTGGTAGAACAAAAACTTGCATTGTCGCAACTATCAGTCCTACCCGATCCAACATGGAAGAAACTCTTTCCACTCTTGATTACGCCATCCGCGCCAAGTCTATCCGTAACCGACCAGAAGTCAACGCTCATCTCACAAAGGCCGGCTTGCTCAAAGAATATGTCGGAGACATTGAGCGTCTCAAAGCAGAACTAGCTGCGAcaagagagaagaacggAATATATATTCCCGAAGATCAATGGCGGGAGATGCATGAAAATCAGGTGAAGCAGAAATCAGATTATGACGAGGCCAAACTCAAGGCGAGCGTCATTGAAGTTGCTTTGGAcacgaagaaaaaggagttTGATGAAGTCAGTGTGCGGTTGCTTGCGACGGTCGATGAACTTGCTCAAGTGAGGGAAGCTGAGAAGCAACTGACGGAAATGCTTGACGAAACGAAGATCGTACTTGACACTATCAAGACAAGACTAGATGAGGAGACGGTCATTAGCCAGGCGTATATgcaaggagaggagagactAGACGCAGTTGCCGGAGGCCTGAAGAAAGTGGCCACTGAGAGTGTGAATGACGTTGGAGGATTGTTTGAAAAGATCGGTAGGTCTGCAATTCCCAGTGAAGTGTTCCTCCACTCACATTCAGGACCAGCCCGAAAGGCCAAGGTACTCGGATCCAACGCAAGCGCAGCTACTCAATTTGGTGGTGAACTGCAGGGGCTCTCCCAGGGCCTTCGCAACGGTTTATCGCAGCTGCAATCAGCTCATGACAATTTCGGGCAAGAAATCCAAATCGAAATGGAAGCCTATGCCCTCAAAGGACAACAAGCTACAAAGCATGACCTTGCTGCTCTCGATCGATCCTTTGTGGCTTTCAACGACCTCTCCCAAAAACTTGCTGCATCAAATGAGAAGGGTCAACGCGAAGCATCGGATTTAAGCAAGTCCTTGTTGACTGTCAAGGATGAAGTGCAGAATTCTGTTCGCGAATGGGCGCAGGGTGTGAGCGAGAGAAGCAAGTCCATGGTCGACGAACTACTCGGACACCAACAACAGCACCTCACAGCTGTCGGTTCAGTACTCGACTCTACTGCCAGTCTTGTCGACGCAATTATCACTACCGCACAAAAACACCTCGCTGCTGAGTCAGCATCTGCTCTTCGTGCGCGTGATCTTGCTATAcagacatcatcatccgagATCACCCGACTTCGCTCCCAGAACCTCCTCCTGGCCAAACTCCTTTCCGAGGAAAAAGCGAAGACAGCCAAACTTCGCACCGAACTCATTGGTAACTTGACAAGTATGATCGAGAGTTTCACGGATGAACAAGACAAGGGCTTAAGTGCGGTGGTTGACAAAGTCAAGATGGAGAATGAAAAAAGtgttgaggagatggaagaatttGGCGAGGAAGCAAGGAGtgtatgggaagaaggggatgggagaagaaagttATTCGAGGATGAGGTAAGATCGGGCGGGGAAAGGGCGGTATTGcaaaagggagaaggtCAGCTGGCTCTTGGGCAAGTTCGTGAAGGTTTGAGAGAGAGACTAGAGAGTTATGGTCAAGAAACaatggaagaggcagaggcgCACGTTGAAGTGGTGGATGGTTTCTGCGTCAAGATGGCGAAGAGCGCTACAAGTGGTATGTCTTTACTTATGTGAGATTATTGCGCTAATGATGATATTAGTTGCGAACAAGTCAACAGCtcgaggaaagaagaattcAGAGATTATCGAAGCTTTGGCGAGGAACGTGAAATCCACGCATGAAGCCTCCCAAGCAAGATCTTCTGCCATGGCAGACTCTATTGACAGCCTTACTTCCACTCTTCTTACCTCTGTGGGTATCTTGCTGTCCACTAGTTAGTCGATAAGCTGACGAGCTCGCACATGACCTAGcaatcgtcatcttcagccACTTTCTCACAAGCCTACTCTGCAACCGAGTCTAATCTCAACTCTATCATGTCCTCCACTGCCGATTTCCTGCAGTCTGGTATCCAAGAAGATATTCCTACCGGTATTACTCCACGTAAGAAGGTATGGAACGTCCAGGCCGAATGGGAGAGGACGGGACCCAGAGAAGCGGTTTTGGCGAGCTGGCGAAAAAGACAAGAGTCGGCGGAACAATCAGAAAGCGAAAACGGAGTCAGAGATGAATCGCAAGTAACTACCAACAGACGCATTTTAAGGCTCCGAAGGACTGACAGTCGCAAGCTCCCAGGGGTGGTGAATGACGAGGCGAGCGAAGCAGCCGACGAGGTCTTGGAAGACGGGGTCTCTCAAACTGAATCTCAAGCGAGTATCAGTAGTACCATCATGTCCCGGACAAGCTCTCGCGAGCCAACCCCAACGGGTatcccccctcccccatcGATACCCAGCACGCGTACCTCTTCTGGTCAGACAATACCGACCCGATCGAAACTGACAAGATCAACAACCGGGAAGAAGCTTGGCAATGAAATCGCCGACGAACCCCGGCCTGCGGTGACGGTTttgggagaaggtggagTGAATCTTCCGAGGCGCGGTGAACGTAGGTAAAAGAATAATTAATTTATTTAATACGCATTTTATTTAGTAAATAGTAGAATTAACTTAAATACTTAATAACGGACATTTTTGAGTTTGGATAGATGTACAGTGACATGCATGTGGTATCTTCTGGCCCAGGTATACAAGAAAGATTGGGTATAAGGTAGAACGGTTCTGGTATATAAACGGAAGGTATAAGGAAAATGAAAGGAAatcccaaaaaaaaagaatcaTTTATTATGGAGCATCAATATGATGCGTCACAACAACCGTTTTTACACGTCGTACGTCATTATAGCTAGGGCCTCCTGTACGCTACTACTATGATACAGCAACTAAACCATCATCCCACGTTTCTTCTTGCGTCTGGTCATAAAATCGACTTCCTTTTCTATAATAGTCTCTCACACTCAGTCCCATTcgcactcttcttccatccgtTGTTGCACGAGTAGACTTCGCAAACGCCTTGGTTGCATCCCATCCATTTGGCACCAGGAATGACAGTGCAGTCCTTGCCAGTGCCCATGCTCTCGCAACCTCCACAAGACTGCAAGTCGGCCAAAGGGTCGAGACACTCGTATTGACCGGAGGAGATAAAATCACCAATTGGGCAAGCAGCAAGACCGGAAGGACAAAGAGCGCCCTTGGCGTTGGCTGCGAGACCATAAGATGGAGATGCAGTGAGCGCTTCTTGGAACTGTCGAGCTACTCGTCGGTGGTTGGTGCTCTTGCCCGTGGGGGTAGTGCACTTGCCATTGGTAACTTGAGAGCCGGAAGGACAGCAGACACCCGTCTCACCGACCTCAGGCTGATTGACAGGACAGCACACGGTTTGAAAAGCCTTCCTGCCAGACTTGCAGCAGATGTCTTTGCCCTTGGAAGTTTGCTGATAAACGTAGCCATTGGAGATGTCGCAGATGGGCTCACACTTGCCCTTGGAAGAGTTGTACTCGTAACCGGACTGACAGTTGGTGATACACTTGCCTGTGGAACCGTTTTCGATCTGACCCTTGGGGCAGCAAACCGTGGTGTAACCAGTCCAGCCGGAGGTACCGGAAGAACAACATATGCCGTTAGAGGTGTATGTGGAACAAGAGAGGGCAGGAGTACATTGGGAACCGTCACGCTTGCAGCCAACAGTACCGCAGCATTTGCCGTCTTTGTAAGTCTGACCACGAGGACAACAGCCACCGTTGGAAGAAGTCTTTTGAAGGTCGCAAGTGGTGGAGCCACATTGGCCATTGGAGGAACGTGAGAGGGAGCCACAGGTGTAACCACCGGAGCCGTCACAGACGGGTTGAGCGTGATCGGGGTAGAAATGAGAGCTGCCTGTGGAACTAATCTGTGGCGAATAATCAGCATTACTGTCATTATCAGGGGGAAGATAGGAAGGATTGACTCACGTGAGAAGATATGACAGTCTTCCATGAGCTGCTGATTCCATGGTTGTTGCAGAAGGATTCTACATCGCTTTCGCAAAGACAGCCGAAGTCGTACTTGAAACCCAACCAAATACCAGAGACTGTGGTACACTTGAGAGTGGAACCACTTGAAGTAGAAGCAGTAGCCCGACGTTCATTAGATCCGAGGGTGAAGTTGGATACTGCACGAGCAGAGGCGCTGTTTGAGAGGAGACATAcagcgaggaggagagaagggaagatggggGAAAGGAACATGGCTATTATCGACCGGTACTGGAGCAAAAGGACTGTATCGGTCAAAGGTCGGTACAAAGATtagagggaaaggaggtCGTTTTGGTGGGTCTGCTTTTcagattgagaaggaagaggaggggaatgaagaagattaaTGCTACTTATAGGCTTTCGCTTCCGCTGTAGTTCGCAAACATGGCAGAAGTTCACCAAACCAACCCGGCTCATGCGAAAAGGGTCCTGACCCCCTTTTTGAAACAACATGCCTGAACCCTTTTACTGTCAGGCGAAGGAATGGCGGGAAAGGTGTCTGTTAAGAGGACGATCTGGAGGataacatcttcatctcatTCAATGCCCTACAGGAAAAGACTCGGGCCAGACAACAGAAATGCTGACAGTAAGAGGCTCTATCCCACCCTTCGTCTAATTCCCTTTCAGTCTAAAGATCGGCAGAGAAGATCGAAAGACTGATACTCGGGACATTGTCATGTTCGGTGCCCTGCTTCCTTGAGACACGGAAGCTGAGACAACGATAATTAACAAAGGGTGAGCATTGTATATTGCCCGCAATCGCACAACTCCATATTGGTAATTGATACCAAATCTTCCGTAAAGGTCATCTAAAATCCTGAAAAATCTAGCAGCTCGCATGAATATTCGGAAATGGATAATGGAGAGATGGTGATCGATGTTTGATAAATCAACTGAAGCCGACCGAAGCGAATGATACTGTAAGCACCAATGCTGAAAGGAGACTACATTTCGGGCGCTAGTCTGTTACTCGTCTTCTACGAAGGGATCTATAGTGGAAAGGGTCCAGTTCCTTAATGCTCGTATTGTTGATCAACAAGAACCGTATTTCGGCTCTCGTTTTTGCGACAACGTCGTACGCAAAGCGATGATGTAGGTCACGCCGTGGTTTTCAGGACCAGAGGTTCTGACATTGTATTTGCTATTCGCAAAGGTCGGGTAGAATACTCGCCGTACATAGACGATAATGCATTTTCATCCGTGTTAGGCGGAGTCTGAGTAAATAATCAAGGATTGTCACCATGGCCCCCGACTTCTTCATGAAAGGATTACATATTACAGGTCAAGAGGTTTCGGGTGAAGTTGAGCGTTAAGCGTTAACAAGTAATtgagaaaaaaaacacCCTGAACCTGAGAATTAAGCAGTTATTCCTAGCTCGGATCGGTAAAGTTACCGTAGACTTTTCTCCTTATGCCTGGTTGTCAGCTGCCCTGAGATGATCACTTAACGATGTGAATTTGGACAGCTTGTAATGTTTCGAAAATTGATACATACAGACATTTTGGTAATAAGGGACAAGTAAGCAAGTTATTGCACTCAGGGTAACAGGAAAGGATTTCATAACTGGAGCTCAATCAGTTACCGGTTACGCAGCAAGGGATGTCTCAATGTACTCAAAGATTTCAGGAATGAGAAAAGCATGCATAATTTTAATCAGCTCACATATTAGGGGTTACTGATGTGAAGTGATCGTCGGCCAGTTAATTAATTATTGAGGCCAGAGATcgacggaagaagggtcACAAACTGTCGATCCGATAAATTACCGATAATCGATCGATGTGGATCTCATAAATACTTGTTCCTGGCTCGATCTCACAGCATAATACAACAACGAATAACGCAGCACATGGTTAGTTATCCTTCGTGAGCTCAGAGCTCAGTAGGGCCATGATACAATTTTGGCTCTATGAATGACCTACAATAGACCGCCATGCCCATTGTCTTCAATATCACAATAATACAGGACACGGAGTACAGGTGCAGATCCAGTGCATACAATCTTTTTAATCAGCGCAGCGGAACAGAACACGCAACAGATTAATAATCAAAGAATTTGAGGTGCATGATGTAAGTTGAAGGTTCAAAGACAGGGAAGATCCACTTTTGACGAAAAAGCATAAAAATGGATAATAAACCGAAGGCCAGTTCAAATAGGAACCCAGTGAcgatgaaagatgaaataataattaaaaacactttccctttttttccgtCCCTTCTggcttctttctcctttttctccggGGTTCAGGTGTTTTCCGTGACGAATACGTATGTCGCTGCGGACTATTTATTCTGCTGTGCATATACCAGAAGGTTTGAATCAATATTTTCTGGTAACGcatcctttttccttccctctcccttgTTTTATTTCTACTTActagaagagaaggagccCAAGACAAAAAGCCATGACGAATGACTGATTGTTTCGTTCCGCATGTTATTTGCTACTCTTTATAACACCCTACCGTCCACTTAACCTTACAAGCTTCACGTTTGATGTCCCCTTCTTTATTACTACTTATTCACATCATTCTGCTGTATGATgctcttttccattttcAATTTTTTTGGAACTTGGGCTTCTATATAGCAAAGGATTGGTCATCGTGTAGTGATGATGTACCGAAGCTCTTTTGGCGCTCGTTCGTAACTGCTGGTCCATATTTGTT from Cryptococcus neoformans var. neoformans B-3501A chromosome 7, whole genome shotgun sequence encodes:
- a CDS encoding hypothetical protein (HMMPfam hit to Kinesin, Kinesin motor domain, score: 506.9, E(): 1.9e-149) — encoded protein: MPPPSRIPNRPPSVMSVSQASHGRNDGDSRAASPQRKIRKTVNGSITNRKMETPGVGINTDGEINIQVVVRCRGRSQQEVDQASPVITTTTGPISKMVTVETTPLPSATLSTFATASYGGTHQPATKTYPFDKVFGPEADQTMVFNEVAEGMLGEVLSGYNCTIFAYGQTGTGKTYTMQGDLELTNLDAPKSTAGIVPRVLHRLFSILESQADTEYSVKCSYVELYNEELRDLLAPEYRGEQSGTGGLKLYEDGKKGTMIQGLEETGVRNLKEALGMLDKGVRRRQTAETKMNTESSRSHTIFSITVHVKESGMQRGGEDMLRIGKFNLVDLAGSEAIGRSGATDKRAREAGMINQSLLTLGRVISALVEKGSHIPYRESKLTRLLQDSLGGRTKTCIVATISPTRSNMEETLSTLDYAIRAKSIRNRPEVNAHLTKAGLLKEYVGDIERLKAELAATREKNGIYIPEDQWREMHENQVKQKSDYDEAKLKASVIEVALDTKKKEFDEVSVRLLATVDELAQVREAEKQLTEMLDETKIVLDTIKTRLDEETVISQAYMQGEERLDAVAGGLKKVATESVNDVGGLFEKIGRSAIPSEVFLHSHSGPARKAKVLGSNASAATQFGGELQGLSQGLRNGLSQLQSAHDNFGQEIQIEMEAYALKGQQATKHDLAALDRSFVAFNDLSQKLAASNEKGQREASDLSKSLLTVKDEVQNSVREWAQGVSERSKSMVDELLGHQQQHLTAVGSVLDSTASLVDAIITTAQKHLAAESASALRARDLAIQTSSSEITRLRSQNLLLAKLLSEEKAKTAKLRTELIGNLTSMIESFTDEQDKGLSAVVDKVKMENEKSVEEMEEFGEEARSVWEEGDGRRKLFEDEVRSGGERAVLQKGEGQLALGQVREGLRERLESYGQETMEEAEAHVEVVDGFCVKMAKSATSVANKSTARGKKNSEIIEALARNVKSTHEASQARSSAMADSIDSLTSTLLTSQSSSSATFSQAYSATESNLNSIMSSTADFLQSGIQEDIPTGITPRKKVWNVQAEWERTGPREAVLASWRKRQESAEQSESENGVRDESQVTTNRRILRLRRTDSRKLPGVVNDEASEAADEVLEDGVSQTESQASISSTIMSRTSSREPTPTGIPPPPSIPSTRTSSGQTIPTRSKLTRSTTGKKLGNEIADEPRPAVTVLGEGGVNLPRRGERR
- a CDS encoding hypothetical protein (Match to ESTs gb|CF194272.1|CF194272, gb|CF192806.1|CF192806, gb|CF191886.1|CF191886) gives rise to the protein MFLSPIFPSLLLAVCLLSNSASARAVSNFTLGSNERRATASTSSGSTLKCTTVSGIWLGFKYDFGCLCESDVESFCNNHGISSSWKTVISSHISSTGSSHFYPDHAQPVCDGSGGYTCGSLSRSSNGQCGSTTCDLQKTSSNGGCCPRGQTYKDGKCCGTVGCKRDGSQCTPALSCSTYTSNGICCSSGTSGWTGYTTVCCPKGQIENGSTGKCITNCQSGYEYNSSKGKCEPICDISNGYVYQQTSKGKDICCKSGRKAFQTVCCPVNQPEVGETGVCCPSGSQVTNGKCTTPTGKSTNHRRVARQFQEALTASPSYGLAANAKGALCPSGLAACPIGDFISSGQYECLDPLADLQSCGGCESMGTGKDCTVIPGAKWMGCNQGVCEVYSCNNGWKKSANGTECERLL